The following coding sequences are from one Lasioglossum baleicum chromosome 18, iyLasBale1, whole genome shotgun sequence window:
- the LOC143218198 gene encoding uncharacterized protein LOC143218198, producing the protein MCILDISKICLYEFHHECMVPQFGKTCKVMYTDTNSLIFHIMREDIYEIMRRDISRFHTNDYPIENKYNIPLVNKKVPGLMKDKNNGMIMTNFVGLGAKMYTLRIDGKSDTKKAKGVKTSVVRTTITFDEYMRCLQHEIAMSRTQTCIRSKLHKVYTISERKIAVSPYDDKRYIIPNSTETLPWAHYRIPSGSRFILSRHIVEKPRAHRVYVILVYKYTRILSRHIVEKPGAHRLYVILVYKYADSSNCGFDNF; encoded by the exons ATGTGCATATTAGATATATCCAAAATCTGCTTGTATGAATTTCATCATGAGTGCATGGTTCCTCAATTTGGTAAAACTTGTAAGGTAATGTATACAGACACCAACagcttaatttt tcatATTATGCGTGAGGACATTTATGAAATCATGAGACGCGATATTAGCCGTTTCCACACAAACGATTATCCGATAGAGAATAAGTATAATATCCCacttgtaaataaaaaggttccAGGCTTGATGAAAGACAAGAACAATGGGATGATAATGACGAACTTTGTCGGGCTGGGAGCAAAAATGTACACATTGCGTATAGATGGAAAATCTGATACAAAAAAAGCGAAAGGTGTAAAAACTAGCGTTGTAAGGACAACAATAACGTTTGATGAGTACATGCGATGTTTGCAACATGAAATTGCTATGAGTCGTACACAGACATGTATACGATCGAAATTGCACAAAGTGTATACTATATCAGAGCGAAAAATTGCTGTCAGCCCATATGATGACAAACGGTATATCATACCCAACTCGACAGAAACATTGCCGTGGGCCCATTATCGAATTCCTTC cggatcacgatttattctatcGAGACACATCGTAGAGAAACCACGTGCTCATCGCGTCTACGTTATTCTCGTCTACAAGTACACGCGGATTCTATCGAGACACATCGTAGAGAAACCAGGCGCTCATCGCCTCTACGTTATTCTCGTCTACAAGTACGCGGACTCCTCGAATTGCGGATTCGACAACTTTTAA